The following proteins are co-located in the Anomalospiza imberbis isolate Cuckoo-Finch-1a 21T00152 chromosome 1, ASM3175350v1, whole genome shotgun sequence genome:
- the SRI gene encoding sorcin isoform X1, whose amino-acid sequence MAYPGQPAPGGFYQGGYGGAPGGPAFPGQAQDPLYGYFAAVGGQDGQIDADELQRCLTQSGIAGAYKPFNLETCRLMISMLDRDMSGTLGFNEFKELWAVVNGWKQHFVSFDSDGSGTVDRQELEKALMTMGFRLSPQAVTAITKRYSTQGKIAFDDYIACCVKLRALTECFRRRDATQQGFVNFHYDDFIQCVMSI is encoded by the exons ATGGCGTATCCCGGGCAGCCGGCACCCGGCGGGTTCTACCAGGGCGGg tATGGAGGAGCTCCAGGAGGACCAGCATTCCCTGGACAAGCTCAGGATCCTTTGTATGGTTATTTTGCTGCAGTAGGAGGGCAG GATGGACAAATAGATGCTGATGAGCTACAGAGATGTCTCACCCAGTCAGGGATTGCAGGAGCATATAAAC CTTTCAACTTAGAGACTTGCAGACTTATGATCTCAATGCTGGAT AGGGATATGTCTGGCACACTGGGATTTAATGAGTTTAAAGAACTCTGGGCTGTGGTCAATGGCTGGAAGCAACACTTTGTAAGTTTTGACAGTGATGGAAGTGGCACAGTGGATCGTCAGGAACTGGAGAAAGCCTTGATGACTATGG GATTTAGACTGAGCCCACAGGCTGTGACCGCAATCACAAAGCGATACAGCACTCAAGGAAAGATTGCATTTGATGATTACATTGCCTGCTGTGTGAAACTCCGAGCTCTCACTG AATGCTTTAGAAGAAGGGATGCAACTCAGCAGGGTTTTGTGAACTTCCACTATGATGAT TTCATACAGTGTGTTATGAGCATCTAA
- the SRI gene encoding sorcin isoform X2 — MISMLDRDMSGTLGFNEFKELWAVVNGWKQHFVSFDSDGSGTVDRQELEKALMTMGFRLSPQAVTAITKRYSTQGKIAFDDYIACCVKLRALTECFRRRDATQQGFVNFHYDDFIQCVMSI, encoded by the exons ATGATCTCAATGCTGGAT AGGGATATGTCTGGCACACTGGGATTTAATGAGTTTAAAGAACTCTGGGCTGTGGTCAATGGCTGGAAGCAACACTTTGTAAGTTTTGACAGTGATGGAAGTGGCACAGTGGATCGTCAGGAACTGGAGAAAGCCTTGATGACTATGG GATTTAGACTGAGCCCACAGGCTGTGACCGCAATCACAAAGCGATACAGCACTCAAGGAAAGATTGCATTTGATGATTACATTGCCTGCTGTGTGAAACTCCGAGCTCTCACTG AATGCTTTAGAAGAAGGGATGCAACTCAGCAGGGTTTTGTGAACTTCCACTATGATGAT TTCATACAGTGTGTTATGAGCATCTAA